The genomic segment GTTACCAAGAGGGAGTTTTCTCACAAGGGGCCCAGTATTTGCCTGACACAAAGAGGTTCAAACATAAAAgggttttaataaaaacaaaggagcaaagaaaagtgataaaaagacaaagaaacaacgAAAACCAGACatgcaaaaaccaaaacagaggGACCACCAAGAACGAAAGTGGTGGAAACCCATTAGGGCACGTTCATGCATTGTGTTCAATTGTATGCATTTCATTGTATGATGTTAGACATATAATTAGGCTACTTAATTATGTTATTTTGAATATCATAAGAGCTGAAAACTGGGAAAACACAAGCACCTGACACCATAACCAAATTGCATTTACTTAAACTGTTCAAGAATTGTGCAAGTAATGTGTAACACACCATAATCATATCATTTCACATCATAATCTATAGAACACGATTCTTTTTTGAAGGTATGGATTGAGTTGCGTTGACAAAAATGTAATGACAGTTTGTGGTGTACATACAAAGATATACTTCAGCTGTAGCTTTCCAAAAAGACATGTTTGCATGACTGAGCAGCTGAAGAAAGTTGTATATATTGTGTAAGGCTGAGAAACGGCTTATGCCACTGTAACACTGTTTGTAATGTATCATACACTCCATGATAAGGCCGCATTGACATTGTTATTTGTCACTGGAGTGTTTCAAACCTCACAGAGACAGCACTGGATTTACATGTCTGCTTGTGAATCCTGGGTAATGAATCACAATGCATATGTTATCTTTGTATGTTGCTGCAGCTGAGTGCTCCGCTGCAGCTTTACATAAACCATACAAATCTTTCTCTGCGTTGTGCGTGTATGGGTTGAAGAAGCTGGGAACTATGGAAAGTGGCATGTCTGGATGAACACATTTCTGCTGGCAATACATGTAACTGTTCTGTCAGTTCCGCAGCATAAGAGTTAATACTTATCTGACCTGATTAACTTCACTCAACATGGAAATATGAAGCAGTGTAGAAAGGATGTTTTGTGGATCCAAAGCTCAAAAAGAGGGTTTTTCCTCAAAGACGTATGTCGCCCTCCAGTGGCTAAACAGACTTTTGACAAAACACTTTCACTCCAGGTCCACTTGGTAGCACTTCTGGAGACTTTGATTGTTTGAAATTCGATTACTGATACATTCCTCTGAGCTCTGCATGGATCTCGCacccatgttttctttttgattatATGGACAAAAATGAATTTCGAAAGTCAGACTTTTAATGCATCAACATCCAGCTTAATGCATACAAAGTAGGTAGATCTGAAAAGCACGATtcataaatgttaatataaaaaggattataaatgtgacaaatttgTCACATTGTGATAAAAGTTATTTTATCACAATGTGATAAACTAACTAATTATTAAATAGTTATATGGTAtgatatataatacatatattgctttctattttaaaatgtatgtagaTTACTACGCTCATGCTTATGGACTCTTTGATTGCTCAGAAATGTTGATTTTGTattaaacatgaacaaaccACGTTATTTTTAGTATTCCTGTATGTTATGAATTGATTCATTCATGCACAGTAGAACAAGCCATTAATTCACTcacttgagaaaaaaaaaacatactttgCCTTTATTATGAGATATTGGTGTGATATATATAGTCACATTGTGCTGACTGTATTCAGACATTTGTtcactttattttgttgatgGCTTGAAACTTGAGCAATCATCCTTTAATTTACACAACATATCAGACAATAAAATACAAGGATGTGTCATAAGACTGAGAGGTACAGCCTCTAATCACTGTCAaaatttacatgtacatttacactttcacactgcagctgaatTTGATGTGAAAAAGTGTAACTGTCCACATTGGACACAAAATATGAAGctgatatataaaaatattagcagtatataaagaaataaaatgttttgataagCTCCCACATACAAACTGTATGAATGAAtctaacaaaaaagaaatatatatattatatatatgctACAAAGCATTAAGCTACAATAGGCAGAAATCAGGAAATTCTCTGCTTGGTtctgtaatttttatttattgtaattaaaataCCTGAAGGGCTGTTCAGGCCAGACTAGCAGACAGCAGAAAGAGCTTTAAGTACAATTTGACATATtcctattttattatttgtatagtgtattagtatttattttgggggtttaaaaatgatcaaactCGTTCAACGACCCTAACAGATTAATCAGTATACATGGATGGTGGTAtggaaaaagacatttctttgttttaaagaGGAAGGTATGGTAACGCCACAACAGTTAAGAATCACTGATCTGAAATTAATGGCAACTGTAAACATCCATGGCTGCTAAACCTGAGATCACATTATGTTAACACTCAGACGCCTACTCTCCTCGATATATAACAACGTTTTTATCAGTCTCGTAAATCTTTATCTCGTACAGCAGGTTGGGTGGTAGAGCCTTCATCATGTTGTCCCAGATGTAAACAGCCACGTTCTCAGTTGTGCTGATGGGATGCAAACGACgaattaattaatgaaacaaatacacagagaagTAGTTGTAGAAGAATTCAAAGTACTGGGTACACACCTGACAACATTGGCAAAGTACGGGACATCCCGGTCCAAGTTCTTATGGTCCAGTGGAACCATGATGACTTCCTGGAAGAAGGAAACAATCAGGGAGTGAAATGAATATGTTTAACTAAAATAAGTTCAATTTGCTAGATGAAATGTGTGAATTACAAAACGACTTGAAACAGGCTGCTTTGTGTAATCCTGGTAATATatgtagaaaaaacaaatactttcaCTTAAATCTCTGATGTTAAGGGTAGAAACTGGGCCTGTGTAACAACACTGCTGTAATCTGCCCTAATAAGCccaatataaaaatgaatggCACAGTTGTGGCATTAGAAATATGTGCATATGACAACATGCGTGGGTTACAGTCCTTTGTCTGAAACTGAATGTTGATCCTTATTtcacagcaaaagcaaaagtacCAGTCTTGTAGCGTGGCTGTCGTGTCGTGTGGCTCTTACCTCAATGCATTTCTTCAAGTCTGTCAGGTTCATGACCATTCCAGTGAGATGATCGATCTGTGGACAGGATCAAGGTCAAACATGAATGCCTGTGTTTTCACATacactacagtatgtttacagtGGTGAAGTGAGTCTCAGACATTGAAAACAGATGCTCACCTTTCCTCGCACTGTTACCTCCACTGCGGACAAAGAAGAATGACACTGAGTGAATAAGAGacacaataacaacagctgCACCATGTTTCATACTATATGTGATGCATTACCTTTGTAGTTGTGTCCATGACCATTGGGATTATTGCATTTTCCATAGACTTTTTTATTCTCCTCTTCGTTGAGGTGGATGCTGCAAAAACCAGCAGAGAACGTATGGAAGTAGAAACTACTGCtctgacaaacaaacagtatgTTTTAGATCCAGGATTTCACTAGGCCAACGAGGACAATATGCCAAGGGTTTATTGACACGTGCTGCCTTCAGGTACACCTCACACATTCAACCT from the Anabas testudineus chromosome 19, fAnaTes1.2, whole genome shotgun sequence genome contains:
- the pts gene encoding 6-pyruvoyl tetrahydrobiopterin synthase; this encodes MSVSSGDHGAAERIGYITRVQSFSACHRLHSIHLNEEENKKVYGKCNNPNGHGHNYKVEVTVRGKIDHLTGMVMNLTDLKKCIEEVIMVPLDHKNLDRDVPYFANVVSTTENVAVYIWDNMMKALPPNLLYEIKIYETDKNVVIYRGE